One stretch of Paucidesulfovibrio longus DSM 6739 DNA includes these proteins:
- a CDS encoding DUF2892 domain-containing protein, with protein sequence MSNTDRFWSIISGALLIYVGQDVAHTGVFSYGIAGDHFEIHPWVGWFLAMLGVFWLAEGLYSFLGGKKDMKATANDKGDIDTPTAAPGPGSKPDGEAESAKTHKEDQPGSRDA encoded by the coding sequence ATGAGTAATACTGATCGTTTTTGGTCCATAATTAGTGGCGCGCTTCTCATATACGTCGGCCAGGATGTCGCTCACACAGGCGTTTTTAGCTATGGAATTGCAGGAGACCATTTTGAGATACATCCATGGGTCGGCTGGTTTCTGGCTATGCTCGGCGTGTTTTGGCTGGCCGAAGGCCTCTATTCGTTCCTGGGCGGCAAAAAAGACATGAAAGCCACTGCGAACGACAAGGGGGACATCGATACACCCACCGCCGCCCCTGGGCCAGGATCCAAACCAGACGGGGAAGCCGAATCGGCTAAAACCCATAAGGAGGACCAACCCGGCTCGCGGGATGCTTGA